The Nitrososphaerales archaeon genome contains the following window.
TTTAAGAAGCTGACTCGAATAAAATGTTGATCGAATATGCCAACACATGGCTCACTCACAAAGGCGGGAAAGGTGAGGAGCCAAACACCTAAGATAGAGGCTAGACCAAAAACTTCACCAATACCGAAGGTAAGAAATCGCTCCACATTCATTAAGAGGTACATATTAAAAAGAAAGCCGGGGCAGAATTGGATAATCCCACAATACTGAAGTTTTATAAATCCTATCCTCATTGGTAACGAACCGATCCATCTTAGCATAATAATAATTAGAGCGTTAAAAACTTATGAAGTTACATTAGAAAGAAGTCGACGTTCTCTACCTACAATATGAGAAGAATAAGAAGCTTTTGACAACACTTTTATTTCGGTGCCC
Protein-coding sequences here:
- a CDS encoding 30S ribosomal protein S30e codes for the protein MPTHGSLTKAGKVRSQTPKIEARPKTSPIPKVRNRSTFIKRYILKRKPGQNWIIPQY